The following proteins are encoded in a genomic region of Leucoraja erinacea ecotype New England chromosome 21, Leri_hhj_1, whole genome shotgun sequence:
- the LOC129707262 gene encoding transcription factor MafB-like, with the protein MTTELAINTELPTSPLAMEYVNDFDLMKFDVKKEPLGTDRTVRHCNRLQPAGSVSSTPISTPCSSVPSSPSFSPTEQKTHLEDLYWMANSYQQLNPEALNFTPEDAVEALIGNAHAVQQQLQGFDNFRGHHHHHHHHHHQQFQGVNPDELGNSNGHHQHHSHHQQHSSPASSISSTSQQIQSSPHHQSLLAEDRFSDDQLVSMSVRELNRHLRGFSKDDVIRLKQKRRTLKNRGYAQSCRYKRVQQKHLLENEKTQLIQQVEQLKQEVSRLMRERDAYKIKCEKLATTGFREAGSTSDNPPSPEFFIFPMKCTRKQPLRSMP; encoded by the exons ATGACTACAGAGCTGGCCATTAATACAGAGTTGCCCACCAGCCCACTTGCCATGGAATATGTCAATGATTTTGACTTGATGAAATTCGACGTGAAGAAAGAGCCACTAGGGACCGATCGCACCGTGAGGCATTGTAACCGCTTACAGCCGGCAGGGTCTGTGTCCTCTACCCCCATCAGCACCCCTTGCAGCTCGGTGCCTTCTTCCCCGAGCTTCAGCCCCACCGAGCAGAAGACTCACCTGGAAGATCTGTACTGGATGGCGAACAGCTACCAACAACTCAACCCGGAGGCTTTGAACTTCACCCCCGAGGACGCGGTGGAAGCCTTGATTGGCAACGCGCACGCCGTCCAGCAGCAACTGCAGGGCTTCGACAACTTCCgaggccaccaccaccaccaccaccaccaccaccaccaacaattcCAAGGGGTCAACCCGGACGAGCTAGGCAACAGCAACGGGCACCATCAGCATCACAGCCACCACCAACAGCACAGCTCCCCGGCTTCCTCCATCTCCTCCACTTCTCAGCAGATCCAAAGTTCCCCTCATCACCAGAGCCTCCTGGCCGAGGACAGGTTCTCCGACGATCAGCTCGTCAGCATGTCGGTGCGGGAACTCAACAGGCACCTCCGAGGCTTCTCCAAGGACGACGTGATCCGCCTGAAGCAAAAGAGGAGAACCTTGAAGAACAGGGGCTACGCTCAGTCGTGCAGGTACAAGCGTGTGCAGCAGAAACACCTGCTGGAGAACGAGAAGACCCAGCTCATCCAGCAGGTAGAACAACTCAAGCAAGAGGTTTCCAGGTTGATGAGAGAGCGAGACGCCTACAAAATCAAGTGTGAGAAACTCGCCACTACTGGCTTCAGAGAAGCTGGCTCCACCAGCGACAACCCGCCGTCTCCAGAGTTCTTCAT ATTCCCAATGAAATGCACAAGAAAGCAGCCACTGCGCTCCATGCCATAA